The Thermaerobacter subterraneus DSM 13965 sequence CGGCGCTGCCGGCCCCGCAGCCACACGGTGCGGACGGGCTGGCGACCCGGCGGCAACTGGTCGATGACCGACACGTCCAGATCGCCGTAGAGGGTCAGGGCCAGCGTCCGCGGAATGGGCGTGGCCGTCATGACCAGCAGGTCCGGCCGCCGGCCCTTGTCCTGGAGCAGGGCCCGCTGGCGGACGCCAAAGCGGTGCTGCTCGTCGATGATCACCAGGCCCAGGTCGCGGAAGCGGACGTTCTCCTGGATCAAGGCGTGGGTGCCCACCACCACCGGCCACTGGCCCGTGGCCAGCCCCTGGAGCACCCGCTCGCGGTCGGCGGCCGGCTGGCTGCCCACCAGCAGCACCACAGGAATCCCCGCCGGGGCCAGCAGCTGCTGCAGCCGCCGGGCGTGCTGCTCGGCCAGGATCTCCGTGGGGGCCATCAAGGCCGCCTGGGCACCGCTCTCCACCGCCTTCACCATGGCCCAGGCCGCGATCACCGTCTTGCCCGAGCCCACGTCGCCCTGGACCAGCCGCCGCATGGGCCGCGGCGCTTCCATGTCGGCCCGGATCTCGTCCAGCACGCGGCGCTGGGCCGGGGTGAGCTCGAAGGGCAGGGCCGCCAGGAAGCGGGCCACCCGGGGACCGTCGGGCCGGTGGGCCCGGCCGGGTTCTTGCTGCTGCTGGCTGCGCACCCGGGCCAGGGCCACCTGCATGACGAACCATTCCTCGAAGGCCAGGCGCCGGCGGGCGGCCTGCCACGCCTCGGCGTCGGGCGGGAAGTGGATGTCCCGCAGGGCCTGGGCCCGTTCCACCAGGTTCAGCTGCCGCCGCAGCTCCTCGGGCAGGATCTCGGGCACCCGCCCGGCCAGGGCGCCCACCACCTGCCAGGCCAGCTGGCGCAGCCAGCGCTGGTGCAATCCCTCGGTGGCGGGATAGACGGGGACGATCCGCGCGGTGTGCACCGGCTCGTCGCCCTCGCCTTCCAGCAGCTCCACCTCCGGGTGGTCCATCTGCCAGCCCCGGTAGCCCGCCTCCACCCGCCCGCTCAGCCGCACCGGGCGGCCGGGGGGCAGCTGCTGGAGCCGGAAGGGCTGGTTGAAGAACACGGCGTCCAGCCGGCCGCTGCCGTCGCTTATCGTCACCCGCACCACGACCCGCCGGGTGCGGGTGGGCACGCGCTGGGCGGCCACCACCACGCCCTGGACGGTGGCCACCTCACCGGGCACCAGCCGGGCGATGGGCTTCCAGGTGGAGCGGTCTTCATAACGCCGGGGCAGGTGCCAGAGCAGGTCCCCGGCGGTGTGAAGGCCGAGCCGGGCCAGGCGCTGGGCCTGCCGGCGGCCCACGCCGGGCAGGCGGCCCAGGGGCGTGGCCGGCGTGATCTCCCCTGCACCGCTGCCGGCCAGGGGCGACCGCCGTCCCGAGGGCCCGGAGGCCCCGGCCCCTGCGGCCGGCGCGGGAGCCGTGCCGGCGGCTGCGGAAGGGCCGCCGGCAGGGGCCACCGGGACCGGAGCCGGTGGCCCGCCCGGAGGAACCGTCCGGCCCTGCGAAGGCGCCCCAGCGGGCGCCGGTTCCCCGCCGAGCGGGATCCGGCGCCCAGGGGACTCCCCCGCCGCCGGCGCGGCGGCCCGGGCCACCAGGTCCACGGCGCGGGCGACCCGCTCCGCCCGCTGGCCGGGTGGCAGCCGGTCAAAGTCGCGGAACAGGCGGTAGGCCTCCCGCAAGGGTCCCCTCTGGTCCGGGGGCAGGGTCCGGGCAGCGGCTTCCAGGGCCCTCTGCACCTCGGCGGCCGCGCCGGCGGCAGGCAACATCGGCGGCAAATCGCCGGCCCGCTGCAGAGCCGCCGCCAGCTCGGCCCAGGCACCCGCAGGCTGGCCGGACCCGGGCGTC is a genomic window containing:
- the recG gene encoding ATP-dependent DNA helicase RecG codes for the protein MPGAAGGAGCGPDLQPAAAGAGRGHARPERLAGAGEQGAARRGTPGSGQPAGAWAELAAALQRAGDLPPMLPAAGAAAEVQRALEAAARTLPPDQRGPLREAYRLFRDFDRLPPGQRAERVARAVDLVARAAAPAAGESPGRRIPLGGEPAPAGAPSQGRTVPPGGPPAPVPVAPAGGPSAAAGTAPAPAAGAGASGPSGRRSPLAGSGAGEITPATPLGRLPGVGRRQAQRLARLGLHTAGDLLWHLPRRYEDRSTWKPIARLVPGEVATVQGVVVAAQRVPTRTRRVVVRVTISDGSGRLDAVFFNQPFRLQQLPPGRPVRLSGRVEAGYRGWQMDHPEVELLEGEGDEPVHTARIVPVYPATEGLHQRWLRQLAWQVVGALAGRVPEILPEELRRQLNLVERAQALRDIHFPPDAEAWQAARRRLAFEEWFVMQVALARVRSQQQQEPGRAHRPDGPRVARFLAALPFELTPAQRRVLDEIRADMEAPRPMRRLVQGDVGSGKTVIAAWAMVKAVESGAQAALMAPTEILAEQHARRLQQLLAPAGIPVVLLVGSQPAADRERVLQGLATGQWPVVVGTHALIQENVRFRDLGLVIIDEQHRFGVRQRALLQDKGRRPDLLVMTATPIPRTLALTLYGDLDVSVIDQLPPGRQPVRTVWLRGRQRRKAYDLLAARVAAGEQGYVVCPLVDDPAAGPAGDGPGSGGQAAGGEGPAPGPGGAPEDAEHKAVTTWAEYVARRYPRLRVGILHGRMPGPEKERVMRAFERRALDVLVATTVIEVGVDVPNATVMIIEGADRFGLAQLHQLRGRVGRGSKESLCILVADPASAEGRMRLEALCRSQSGFDIAEFDLQLRGPGDFFGTRQHGLPALRIADPVKDAGLLRLAREAARRLLERDPGLDAPAHRSLREEVVARYGEFLAEARALWS